From Mustela erminea isolate mMusErm1 chromosome 1, mMusErm1.Pri, whole genome shotgun sequence, a single genomic window includes:
- the LSM7 gene encoding U6 snRNA-associated Sm-like protein LSm7, producing MADKEKKKKESILDLSKYIDKTIRVKFQGGREASGILKGFDPLLNLVLDGTVEYMRDPDDQYKLTEDTRQLGLVVCRGTSVVLICPQDGMEAIPNPFIQQQDA from the exons ATGGCG gacaaagagaagaagaagaaagagagcatCTTGGACTTGTCTAAGTACATCGACAAGACGATTCGGGTGAAGTTCCAGGGCGGCCGCGAAG CCAGTGGCATCCTGAAGGGGTTCGACCCGCTGCTCAACCTCGTGCTGGACGGCACCGTGGAGTACATGAGAG ACCCCGACGACCAGTACAAGCTCACAGAGGACACCCGCCAGCTGGGCCTGGTGGTGTGCAGGGGCACCTCCGTGGTGCTCATCTGCCCGCAGGACGGCATGGAGGCCATCCCCAATCCCTTCATCCAGCAGCAGGACGCCTAG
- the SPPL2B gene encoding signal peptide peptidase-like 2B isoform X3: MAAAAAALARLAVAFLLLVAQAACEYGMVHVVSETGGPEGKDYCILYNPQWAHLPHDLGKASLLQLRDWTASMLCSPLDVPTRGFSNQIPLVARGNCTFYEKVRLAQGGGARGLLIVSKEALVPPGGNKTQYDEIGIPVALLSHKDMLDIFKSFGRAVRAALYAPNEPMLDYNMVIIFVMAVGTVALGGYWAGSRDVKKRYMKHKRDDGPEKQEDEAVDVTPVMICVFVVMCCSMLVLLYHFYDQLVYVIIGIFCLSSSTGLYSCLSPLVQRLPFGRCRVPDNSLPYFHKRPPVSLLLLALLCLAVSVVWGVFRNEDQWAWILQDALGVAFCLYMLKTIRLPTFKACTLLLLVLFVYDVFFVFVTPFLTKSGNSIMVEVATGPSDSATHEKLPMVLKVPRLNASPLALCDRPFSLLGFGDILVPGLLVAYCHRFDIQVQSSRVYFVACTVAYGIGLLVTFMALALMQRGQPALLYLVPCTLVTSCALALWRGELGTFWTGSGFAVNTSLL; encoded by the exons atggcggcggcggcggcggcgctggcGCGGCTCGCGGtggccttcctcctcctcgtGGCCCAG GCGGCCTGTGAGTACGGCATGGTGCACGTGGTCTCCGAGACAGGGGGCCCCGAAGGCAAAGACTACTGCATACTCTACAACCCACAGTGGGCCCACCTGCCACATGACCTTGGCAAAGCG TCTCTCCTGCAGCTGCGGGACTGGACGGCCTCCATGCTCTGCTCCCCGCTCGACGTCCCCACCAGGGGCTTCAGCAACCAGATCCCGCTGGTGGCGCGCGGCAACTGCACGTTCTACGAGAAAGTGCGGCTGGCGCAGGGCGGCGGGGCGCGCGGGCTGCTCATCGTCAGCAAGGAGGCGCTG GTCCCCCCAGGAGGCAACAAGACGCAGTATGACGAGATCGGCATTCCCGTGGCCCTGCTCAGCCACAAAGACATGCTGGACATCTTCAAG AGCTTCGGCCGAGCGGTGAGGGCCGCGCTGTACGCCCCCAATGAGCCCATGCTGGACTACAACATGGTCATCATCTTCGTCATGGCTGTGGGCACCGTGGCCCTCGGGGGCTACTGGGCTGGGAGCCGGGACGTGAAGAA AAGGTACATGAAACACAAGCGGGACGACGGGCCTGAGAAGCAGGAGGACGAGGCCGTGGACGTGACCCCTGTGATGATCTGTGTCTTCGTGGTCATGTGCTGCTCCATGCTGGTGCTGCTGTATCACTTCTACGACCAGCTCG TCTACGTGATCATCGGCATCTTCTGCCTGTCCTCGTCCACCGGTCTCTACAGCTGTCTGTCACCGCTGGTCCAGAGGCTGCCCTTCGGCAGGTGCAG GGTCCCCGACAACAGCCTGCCCTACTTCCACAAGCGTCCTCCGGTCAGCCTGCTGCTCCTGGCGCTGCTCTGCCTGGCCGTCAGCGTGGTGTGGGGAGTCTTCCGGAACGAGGACCA GTGGGCCTGGATCCTTCAGGACGCGCTGGGCGTCGCCTTCTGCCTCTACATGTTGAAAACCATCCGCCTCCCCACTTTTAAG GCCTGcacgctgctgctgctggtgctgtTTGTCTACGACGTCTTCTTCGTGTTCGTCACGCCCTTCCTGACCAAG AGCGGGAACAGCATCATGGTGGAGGTGGCCACTGGGCCCTCGGACTCGGCCACCCACGAGAAG CTCCCCATGGTCCTGAAGGTGCCCAGACTGAACGCCTCGCCACTGGCCCTGTGTGACCGGCCCTTCTCCCTGCTGGGCTTCGGGGACATCCTGGTGCCAG GGCTGCTCGTGGCGTACTGCCACAGGTTCGACATCCAGGTGCAGTCGTCCCGGGTCTACTTCGTGGCCTGCACCGTGG CCTACGGCATTGGGCTCCTGGTGACGTTCATGGCCCTGGCCCTGATGCAGCGCGGCCAGCCCGCCCTCCTCTACCTGGTGCCCTGCACGCTGGTGACAAGCTGCGCCTTGGCACTCTGGCGCGGGGAGCTGGGCACGTTCTGGACGGGCAGTGGCTTTGCGGTGAATACCAGTTTGCTCTGA
- the SPPL2B gene encoding signal peptide peptidase-like 2B isoform X2 produces the protein MAAAAAALARLAVAFLLLVAQAACEYGMVHVVSETGGPEGKDYCILYNPQWAHLPHDLGKASLLQLRDWTASMLCSPLDVPTRGFSNQIPLVARGNCTFYEKVRLAQGGGARGLLIVSKEALVPPGGNKTQYDEIGIPVALLSHKDMLDIFKSFGRAVRAALYAPNEPMLDYNMVIIFVMAVGTVALGGYWAGSRDVKKRYMKHKRDDGPEKQEDEAVDVTPVMICVFVVMCCSMLVLLYHFYDQLVYVIIGIFCLSSSTGLYSCLSPLVQRLPFGRCRVPDNSLPYFHKRPPVSLLLLALLCLAVSVVWGVFRNEDQWAWILQDALGVAFCLYMLKTIRLPTFKACTLLLLVLFVYDVFFVFVTPFLTKSGNSIMVEVATGPSDSATHEKLPMVLKVPRLNASPLALCDRPFSLLGFGDILVPGLLVAYCHRFDIQVQSSRVYFVACTVAYGIGLLVTFMALALMQRGQPALLYLVPCTLVTSCALALWRGELGTFWTGSGFAKDLPPSPWAPSSATGPQPGKDSDTSLSQPPPGEGLAKCPVSPEQPPEVSTPEETGAGAHPQEPVSPAGCTPEPASLVGASA, from the exons atggcggcggcggcggcggcgctggcGCGGCTCGCGGtggccttcctcctcctcgtGGCCCAG GCGGCCTGTGAGTACGGCATGGTGCACGTGGTCTCCGAGACAGGGGGCCCCGAAGGCAAAGACTACTGCATACTCTACAACCCACAGTGGGCCCACCTGCCACATGACCTTGGCAAAGCG TCTCTCCTGCAGCTGCGGGACTGGACGGCCTCCATGCTCTGCTCCCCGCTCGACGTCCCCACCAGGGGCTTCAGCAACCAGATCCCGCTGGTGGCGCGCGGCAACTGCACGTTCTACGAGAAAGTGCGGCTGGCGCAGGGCGGCGGGGCGCGCGGGCTGCTCATCGTCAGCAAGGAGGCGCTG GTCCCCCCAGGAGGCAACAAGACGCAGTATGACGAGATCGGCATTCCCGTGGCCCTGCTCAGCCACAAAGACATGCTGGACATCTTCAAG AGCTTCGGCCGAGCGGTGAGGGCCGCGCTGTACGCCCCCAATGAGCCCATGCTGGACTACAACATGGTCATCATCTTCGTCATGGCTGTGGGCACCGTGGCCCTCGGGGGCTACTGGGCTGGGAGCCGGGACGTGAAGAA AAGGTACATGAAACACAAGCGGGACGACGGGCCTGAGAAGCAGGAGGACGAGGCCGTGGACGTGACCCCTGTGATGATCTGTGTCTTCGTGGTCATGTGCTGCTCCATGCTGGTGCTGCTGTATCACTTCTACGACCAGCTCG TCTACGTGATCATCGGCATCTTCTGCCTGTCCTCGTCCACCGGTCTCTACAGCTGTCTGTCACCGCTGGTCCAGAGGCTGCCCTTCGGCAGGTGCAG GGTCCCCGACAACAGCCTGCCCTACTTCCACAAGCGTCCTCCGGTCAGCCTGCTGCTCCTGGCGCTGCTCTGCCTGGCCGTCAGCGTGGTGTGGGGAGTCTTCCGGAACGAGGACCA GTGGGCCTGGATCCTTCAGGACGCGCTGGGCGTCGCCTTCTGCCTCTACATGTTGAAAACCATCCGCCTCCCCACTTTTAAG GCCTGcacgctgctgctgctggtgctgtTTGTCTACGACGTCTTCTTCGTGTTCGTCACGCCCTTCCTGACCAAG AGCGGGAACAGCATCATGGTGGAGGTGGCCACTGGGCCCTCGGACTCGGCCACCCACGAGAAG CTCCCCATGGTCCTGAAGGTGCCCAGACTGAACGCCTCGCCACTGGCCCTGTGTGACCGGCCCTTCTCCCTGCTGGGCTTCGGGGACATCCTGGTGCCAG GGCTGCTCGTGGCGTACTGCCACAGGTTCGACATCCAGGTGCAGTCGTCCCGGGTCTACTTCGTGGCCTGCACCGTGG CCTACGGCATTGGGCTCCTGGTGACGTTCATGGCCCTGGCCCTGATGCAGCGCGGCCAGCCCGCCCTCCTCTACCTGGTGCCCTGCACGCTGGTGACAAGCTGCGCCTTGGCACTCTGGCGCGGGGAGCTGGGCACGTTCTGGACGGGCAGTGGCTTTGCG AAGGACTTACCTCCATCTCCTTGGGCGCCCTCTTCCGCCACCGGCCCGCAGCCCGGGAAGGACTCCGACACCAGCCTCTCGCAGCCGCCTCCAGGCGAAGGACTGGCCAAGTGCCCCGTGTCCCCAGAGCAGCCCCCAGAGGTGTCCACACCTGAGGAGACCGGGGCCGGGGCGCACCCACAGGAGCCCGTAAGCCCCGCGGGCTGCACCCCCGAGCCCGCAAGCCTGGTGGGCGCCTCAGCCTAG
- the SPPL2B gene encoding signal peptide peptidase-like 2B isoform X1 has product MAAAAAALARLAVAFLLLVAQAACEYGMVHVVSETGGPEGKDYCILYNPQWAHLPHDLGKASLLQLRDWTASMLCSPLDVPTRGFSNQIPLVARGNCTFYEKVRLAQGGGARGLLIVSKEALVPPGGNKTQYDEIGIPVALLSHKDMLDIFKSFGRAVRAALYAPNEPMLDYNMVIIFVMAVGTVALGGYWAGSRDVKKRYMKHKRDDGPEKQEDEAVDVTPVMICVFVVMCCSMLVLLYHFYDQLVYVIIGIFCLSSSTGLYSCLSPLVQRLPFGRCRVPDNSLPYFHKRPPVSLLLLALLCLAVSVVWGVFRNEDQWAWILQDALGVAFCLYMLKTIRLPTFKVRARGRGASGWVRRDGGVLRASVPTADLERPQACPHPPVLGRPWPSVGSVVFGPRPSCRLPSDRTPGPAAAPASRCDSRGGDHRAMRTPGTLPRAGLQAGAPPGVAAVPGGACSGRRRTYGQASVVGGLARGPGPSSPRGSTWHAVRKARHPTPSVTNHTAISLNLTPPGFSVPQKPCLPDLVVPGTGLGLLRRSPRGFVPGALLSLAVEGGASGGGGGRASRGSVRPPPRRAPIRTSPPGLHAAAAGAVCLRRLLRVRHALPDQEREQHHGGGGHWALGLGHPREAPHGPEGAQTERLATGPV; this is encoded by the exons atggcggcggcggcggcggcgctggcGCGGCTCGCGGtggccttcctcctcctcgtGGCCCAG GCGGCCTGTGAGTACGGCATGGTGCACGTGGTCTCCGAGACAGGGGGCCCCGAAGGCAAAGACTACTGCATACTCTACAACCCACAGTGGGCCCACCTGCCACATGACCTTGGCAAAGCG TCTCTCCTGCAGCTGCGGGACTGGACGGCCTCCATGCTCTGCTCCCCGCTCGACGTCCCCACCAGGGGCTTCAGCAACCAGATCCCGCTGGTGGCGCGCGGCAACTGCACGTTCTACGAGAAAGTGCGGCTGGCGCAGGGCGGCGGGGCGCGCGGGCTGCTCATCGTCAGCAAGGAGGCGCTG GTCCCCCCAGGAGGCAACAAGACGCAGTATGACGAGATCGGCATTCCCGTGGCCCTGCTCAGCCACAAAGACATGCTGGACATCTTCAAG AGCTTCGGCCGAGCGGTGAGGGCCGCGCTGTACGCCCCCAATGAGCCCATGCTGGACTACAACATGGTCATCATCTTCGTCATGGCTGTGGGCACCGTGGCCCTCGGGGGCTACTGGGCTGGGAGCCGGGACGTGAAGAA AAGGTACATGAAACACAAGCGGGACGACGGGCCTGAGAAGCAGGAGGACGAGGCCGTGGACGTGACCCCTGTGATGATCTGTGTCTTCGTGGTCATGTGCTGCTCCATGCTGGTGCTGCTGTATCACTTCTACGACCAGCTCG TCTACGTGATCATCGGCATCTTCTGCCTGTCCTCGTCCACCGGTCTCTACAGCTGTCTGTCACCGCTGGTCCAGAGGCTGCCCTTCGGCAGGTGCAG GGTCCCCGACAACAGCCTGCCCTACTTCCACAAGCGTCCTCCGGTCAGCCTGCTGCTCCTGGCGCTGCTCTGCCTGGCCGTCAGCGTGGTGTGGGGAGTCTTCCGGAACGAGGACCA GTGGGCCTGGATCCTTCAGGACGCGCTGGGCGTCGCCTTCTGCCTCTACATGTTGAAAACCATCCGCCTCCCCACTTTTAAGGTGAGAGCCCGAGGACGTGGGGCCTCTGGGTGGGTGCGGCGGGACGGCGGTGTCCTGAGAGCCTCCGTGCCCACTGCGGACCTCGAGCGGCCCCAGGCCTGCCCTCACCCGCCTGTGCTCGGGCGTCCCTGGCCCTCCGTGGGTAGCGTGGTCTTCGGGCCTCGGCCCTCCTGCCGCCTCCCCAGTGACAGGACTCCGGGACCCGCCGCAGCCCCCGCGTCCCGGTGTGACAGCCGTGGCGGTGACCACAGAGCCATGAGGACCCCTGGAACCCTGCCCCGGGCAGGGCTGCAGGCCGGGGCTCCTCCAGGGGTGGCCGCTGTGCCGGGGGGAGCTTGCTCCGGGCGGAGGCGCACATACGGGCAAGCAAGCGTGGTCGGCGGCCTTGCACGGGGCCCCGGGCCGTCATCCCCGAGGGGGAGCACGTGGCACGCTGTGAGAAAGGCTCGGCACCCCACCCCCTCGGTGACCAACCACACGGCGATCTCCTTGAACCTCACGCCTCCCGGCTTTTCCGTCCCTCAGAAGCCTTGTCTGCCTGACCTCGTGGTGCCGGGGACAGGCCTGGGTTTGCTCAGACGGTCCCCTCGTGGCTTTGTCCCGGGGGCGCTTCTGAGCCTCGCGGTGGAGGGAGGCGCGtccggggggggaggggggcgcgcGTCCCGGGGGTCCGTGCGCCCGCCGCCACGCCGCGCGCCCATCAGGACGTCGCCCCCAGGCCTGcacgctgctgctgctggtgctgtTTGTCTACGACGTCTTCTTCGTGTTCGTCACGCCCTTCCTGACCAAG AGCGGGAACAGCATCATGGTGGAGGTGGCCACTGGGCCCTCGGACTCGGCCACCCACGAGAAG CTCCCCATGGTCCTGAAGGTGCCCAGACTGAACGCCTCGCCACTGGCCCTGTGTGA
- the LOC116599303 gene encoding LOW QUALITY PROTEIN: uncharacterized protein LOC116599303 (The sequence of the model RefSeq protein was modified relative to this genomic sequence to represent the inferred CDS: deleted 3 bases in 2 codons) — protein sequence MEPVLVGGSVPRPEPREEVGKACQPAAAVRGGLRCSRQEMWVGGTWGHLCMKWQVFMGSKLVFDRKKERQPLWPRPPASPLSLRGVRCPRTPGVPHASLVGSSGPSGAALPEQPAVPWAWKEDRGASSSSSSSWEAGAGWGDPLCWLRACAESRRAPWRPHDSWAAESPGSQPQGGRPADRLLPAVPPSGAARPDRASAGLCLAGASPVTEAARSPRKVRCGTRARSRLAFPVSGRQVILPGARG from the exons ATGGAGCCTGTGCTTGTGGGGGGCTCTGTGCCCCggccagagcccagggaggaggtgggaaaggCCTGCCAGCCAGCCGCCGCAGTCCGGGGAGGGCTGCGGTGTTCCAGGCAGGAGATGTGGGTGGGCGGCACGTGGGGACACCTTTGTATGAAATGGCAGGTTTTCATGGGGAGTAAGCTGGTGTTCGACCGAAAAAAAGAGAGGCAGCCCCTCTGGCCCAGGCCCCCCGCCTCGCCGCTGTCCTTGAGGGGCGTCCGGTGTCCGAGGACTCCGGGTGTGCCCCACGCCTCGCTTGTTGGGTCGTCAGGACCCTCTGGCGCGGCGCTCCCCGAGCAGCCAGCTGTCCCGTGGGCTTGGAAGGAGGACCGTGGCGCtagcagctcctcctcctcctcctgggaagctggggcagggtggggagaccCGCTCTGCTGGCTCCGGGCCTGCGCGGAGAGCCGG CGTGCCCCGTGGCGTCCGCATGAC TCCTGGGCCGCAGAGTCCCCCGGCTCCCAGCCCCAGGGCGGCCGGCCTGCAGACCGCCTGCTTCCTGCCGTGCCTCCGAGCGGGGCGGCCAGGCCCGACCGGGCTTCCGCTGGCCTGTGCCTGGCAGGGGCCAGTCCTGTGACCGAGGCTGCGAGGTCCCCCCGGAAAGTAAGGTGTGGGACGAGGGCCCGGAGCCGGCTGGCCTTCCCAGTCAGTGGCCGGCAGGTCATTCTTCCGGGAGCCCGCGGGTGA